Proteins encoded within one genomic window of Macrobrachium nipponense isolate FS-2020 chromosome 9, ASM1510439v2, whole genome shotgun sequence:
- the LOC135217961 gene encoding facilitated trehalose transporter Tret1-like — protein MEKSLSSTARQIMTSSSIGLVMSGQMSVWVYAAAALPQMEHSNSTINFTPDEASWFATVPLMMTIPGSAVGATICEMVGPRRLYLILLPVFWFSYTVMTVASWKVIQDAGAAKMVLLMSRVIQGSVVSLLFPATSIYVYEVNRHRWRGTMTSILEIWGTWGFLLCYITGCFMSWSTIAWFVPLITIVPGSIGVMLSPESPLWLARKGKEEEARKILYRYRCNLQEVAEDLKATCKNQGQKTQSLSELLRVMTKKPNILAMIASSINTIMKELVGFAVINIYIVHIFDSAGVGLDPRYSSVIVGVVRLAANTIASLLLHHFRRKVLLICGNTLAGTAAFFIGLFFYLKSSNYDVTWLEWLPVTGLAIHMLGCAAAIGPTTWLMAVEVLPGPVRSVGFGIATTNFAIAAFVMSKTFVSVLSYIGMYGVFWFFTAGAIAFNILTIIFLPETFGKSLQDIEDYWNKSSKVMEKIPVSDNADTGDLDTASFLSHSNKVV, from the exons ATAATGACGTCGTCATCAATTGGTCTGGTAATGTCTGGACAGATGTCTGTTTGGGTGTACGCAGCTGCTGCCCTTCCACAGATGGAACATTCGAACTCCACAATCAACTTTACACCTGATGAAGCCAGTTGGTTTG CCACCGTACCATTAATGATGACCATCCCTGGCTCAGCTGTGGGAGCAACTATTTGCGAAATGGTTGGCCCCCGGAGGCTGTATTTGATCTTGTTGCCAGTGTTTTGGTTTTCCTACACCGTGATGACCGTAGCCTCTTGGAAAGTCATCCAGGATGCTGGAGCTGCTAAAATGGTTCTCCTAATGTCAAGGGTAATTCAG GGTTCTGTTGTATCACTTCTGTTCCCTGCTACTTCTATCTATGTGTATGAAGTGAATCGCCATCGATGGAGAGGAACAATGACCAGTATACTCGAGATTTGGGGTACATGGGGATTTTTGTTATGTTACATCACTGGCTGCTTTATGTCGTGGTCGACGATAGCATGGTTTGTGCCACTAATTACTATAGTTCCTGGATCTATCGGTGTAATGCTCTCGCCAGAATCTCCCCTTTGGCTcgcaagaaaaggaaaagaagaggaggCTCGAAAAATTCTCTACAGATACAGATGTAATCTCCAAGAGGTGGCAGAAGATCTCAAGGCTACATGTAAGAATCAAGGCCAGAAGACCCAGAGTTTATCAGAGCTTTTGAGAGTGATGACAAAGAAACCTAATATATTAGCAATGATTGCCTCGTCAATCAACACAATCATGAAGGAGTTGGTAGGGTTTGCAGTTATCAATATCTACATAGTACATATTTTCGATTCTGCAGGAGTTGGTCTTGATCCTCGCTACAGTTCAGTGATCGTTGGCGTTGTGCGCCTGGCTGCCAATACCATTGCTTCCCTTCTGTTGCACCATTTCAGAAGGAAAGTTCTTCTCATCTGCGGAAACACCCTTGCAGGAACTGCTGCCTTCTTCATTGGCTTATTCTTTTACTTAAAAAGTTCAAATTATGACGTAACATGGTTAGAATGGTTACCTGTAACTGGTCTAGCAATACATATGCTAGGTTGTGCAGCTGCCATAGGACCTACTACATGGCTGATGGCTGTTGAAGTTTTGCCAGGCCCTGTACGTTCTGTGGGTTTTGGAATAGCCACTACAAACTTCGCTATAGCGGCTTTTGTTATGTCCAAGACATTTGTGAGCGTTTTGTCTTACATAGGCATGTATGGGGTTTTCTGGTTCTTCACAGCAGGTGCGATTGCATTCAACATACTCACCATAATATTTCTGCCTGAGACATTTGGAAAGTCTCTTCAAGACATTGAGGATTACTGGAACAAGTCTTCCAAAGTAATGGAGAAAATACCAGTTTCAGATAATGCAGATACAGGTGACCTAGACACAGCATCATTCTTATCCCATTCTAACAAGGTAGTATAA